Within Lentimicrobiaceae bacterium, the genomic segment TTAAAGAATGGCATTATGTGAAAAGTACTTAAAGTGAGCTAAAGTTTAGAGTACATAGAGTTGAACAAATTGAAATTTTGACATTCTATGCACTGATTAATTTAAAACGAGTTTGTTATGATATTAGAAATTATAGTTCCCAGCCCGGGCGAATCCATCTCACAGGTACAATTAGTTACCTGGCTGGTAAAGGAGGGTGAAACGGTAGAAAAAGATCAGGAACTGGCAGAGATAGATTCCGACAAAGCCACTTTTACCGTAAACGCCTCCGAAGCCGGTAAAATTCATCACCTTGTAGCAGAAGGCGACATAATTCCCGTTGCAACAGTTATTTGCACGTTGGACACTGAAGCTGTTGAGCAAATGATAGTTAATAAAGAAGAAATTCCGCCGGCTGCTCCTGCTCAACCCGCAAAATCTGCCCCTGTGCATATTTCGCCTCTGGCAAAAAAAATGATGGAAGAAAACCGGCTTACCGAAAATGAAGTGATGGAAAATTTCCGCATCGGGAAAAAGGAAGTGCAGCAGTCATTGGAAATCCGATCTGTGGAAAAGGAACAACCTTCTCCGACTTCTTTGAACAAAGAATTGCAAAGAAGGGATAGCGAACGCAAAAAGATGAGCATGCTCAGGCAAAAGCTTTCGCAAAGGCTGGTTGCCGTGAAAAACGAAACTGCCATGCTCACCACTTTCAACGAGGTAAACATGAGCCGGGTACTCTCACTCAAAAATCGTTACAGCGATAAGTTTAAAGAAAAATATGGCATTTCCCTCGGATTGATGTCGTTTTTTACCAAAGCCGCAACCTTAGCTCTCGAAGCCTACCCGCAGGTAAACTCCATGATAGACGGCAACGAACTGATAACTTACAAATATGCCGATGTTTGTATCGCGGTAAGCACTCCCAAAGGACTGATGGCTCCGGTTATACGCAATGCCGAAAGCCTCAGTTTGGCAGAAATGGAAATTAAAATCAAAGAATTAGCCACCAAAGCGCGTGATGGCAAAATTACCCTCGAAGAACTTACCGGGGGCACCTTTACCATCACCAACGGCGGGGTGTTCGGCTCGTTATTTTCCACGCCTATCATCAATCCGCCTCAAAGTGCCATCCTCGGAATGCACAACATCGTAGAACGACCCATTGCCATAAACGGGAAAGTGGAAATTGCACCAATGATGTATGTCGCCCTTTCGTACGACCACCGTGTTATTGATGGCCGAGAATCGGTTAGTTTTCTGATAAAAGTAAAAGAACTGGTGGAAGATCCGCTTAAAATGCTCTTCCCTGGCGGCGACCCGGAAAAAGTATTGCTTAATCTTCTCTAAATCTCGTAATCCGCTATTATCCTCTTGTCGCGGATTTTACCAAGTTCTTTCACCACCCTCAGGTGCTCCGGGTGTACCTGGTAGGCATCCAAGGCATCACGATTTTCAAATTCGGAATACAGGGCGACGTCGAAAGCCGCATCCGAAACATTGAAATTAAGCCCCACTTCGTAATGGATCATGCCAGGCACTATTCCTTTTATACCTTCCAGCAGGTTCTTCATCACAACGGCATTTTCTGCCTTGGTTCTTCCTTCCGCATTTCCTTTCAGCGTCCAGCAAACAATGTGTTTTATCATAGTAGAAAAGTTTTTAAAGTTTGCAAATCTTATAAATTTTTATGGAGAATTTGACAGAAATTAAGCCTTCATTCAGTACCAATGATTAATAAATAGGAAACATCTTCCCACTACTCAGGAATTGCTTTCCACTTGCCAGGAACTGTTTTTTTTTGTTCGAAAGCATTGCGTAACCTTCATTTTGTTTTCCTGCCATTATGAATCAAATTTCTTTATCCGCGAAACTTTATACTTTGTCTGTCAAAATCTGAAACCGGATACTAAATAGTCTCCTTTACGGGCGACAGAAAAATATTATCTTTGCCCGTCAAATTTCAGCATGAGCGATATTCTTTCTCATCTTAACGAATCACAACGTAAAGCAGTGGAACATACTAACGGACCTGTAATGGTAATTGCAGGAGCCGGTTCGGGGAAAACCCGCGTGCTTACCTATCGTGTTGCCATGTTACTCGAAAAGGGAGTTGACCCTTTTAATATTCTTGCACTGACGTTTACCAACAAGGCTGCCCGCGAAATGAAGGAGCGTATTCTTACCATAGCGGGAAATAGCGAAGCCCGCAATGTATGGATGGGAACTTTTCATTCCATCTTTGCAAGGATACTGCGAATAGACGGACACCTGCTCGGATATCCTTCCCACTTTACCATTTACGATACCGACGACAGCAAGAGCCTGCTGAAAGCCATAGTGAGAGAACTTAACCTCGACCCCAAAGTGTACCAGGCATCTTCTCTTTTAAGCCGTATTTCAGCCTGCAAATCTAACCTGATTTCAGCCGGAGATTATAACCGTAACGAGGAACTCACAGAGTACGACCGTACTTCGGGGAGACCTTTTACAGGAACCATCTTTACAAAATATGCCGATCGGTGTTTTAAGGCTTCGGCTATGGACTTCGATGACCTGCTGTATTTTACCAATATACTGCTACGCGATTTCCCGGAAATATTGTTCAAATACCAGCAAAAATTCAAATATATTCTGGTTGACGAGTACCAGGATACTAACTTTGCCCAATATCTGATTGTTAAACAACTGGCGGCAAAACACGAAAACATCTGCGTTGTAGGCGACGATGCACAAAGCATTTACGGTTTCAGGGGCGCCAATATCCAAAATATACTCAATTTTCAAAAAGACTATCCGGAAGCAGTTGCTTATAAACTGGAGCAAAACTACCGCTCAACCAAGGTGATAGTGAATGCTGCCAACAGTATTATTGCCAATAATAAAACCCAGTTACAAAAAACCATATGGACCGATAACGACGAAGGAACTCTTATTACTTTATTACGGGCATCGAGCGATAATGAGGAGGGAACTCTCGTGGCGCAATCTGTTTTTGAAAATAAAATGAATTTGCAACTGTCCAACAGCCAGTTTGCCATATTGTACCGTACCAACGCCCAAAGCAGAGCTATTGAAGAAGCCTTTCGCAAAATGAATATTCCCTACCGCATCTACGGGGGACTATCGTTTTATAAAAGAAAAGAAATCAAAGACCTGTTAGCTTATTTCCGGCTTGTAATCAATCCTAACGACGAAGAGGCACTTAACCGTATCATTAATTATCCGGCAAGAGGAATTGGAAAAACCACCATGGAAAAAATTGTGGTACTTTCCGGTGAGAAGGGGAAAAACCCATGGCAAATCGTAGAAAATCAGCAATGCCTTGAACCTGTGCTGAATTTGGGGACATTGCACAAAATTAGCGACTTCGTTACCATGATAAACAGCTTCAGGATGCAATTGCTCAATAAAAATGCCTATGAACTGGCAAGGCACATTGCCCTGTCGAGCGGGCTGATGAAAGAATTGCAGGAAGATGCCACTCCGGAAGGAATCAACCGCACAGAAAATATTGAAGAACTGTTAAATGCCATAAAAGATTTTTCAGAAAAAGAATCGGAAACCGTATTCGAAAACCCGGAAGCACCACCGCCCTCCATTCGTACCCTCGATGAATTTATGAGCGAAATAGCTTTGCTTACTGATGCCGATGAAGAAGATGACGACGATACCGAAAAAGTTTCGCTGATGACGATCCACCAGAGCAAAGGACTTGAGTTTCCCTATGTTTACATCGTGGGACTCGAAGAAAACCTGTTTCCTTCGCTGCAATCGCTGAGCAGCCGCGCCGACCTGGAGGAAGAACGCCGCCTTTTTTATGTTGCACTTACCCGTGCCGAACGCAAAGTTACTCTGGCTTATGCCGAAAGCCGTTACCGTTGGGGAAATCTAACCCTTTGCGAGCCCAGCCGTTTTATCGAAGAAATTGATCCCCGATACCTCGACCTGCCGAAAAAAATTTCTACTCCGAAAAATCTTTTTTACGACGACGATTTTGTAAAACCCGGCTCAGCACTTTCCGGTTTCAAACCTAAAAATTTTACCAAGGTGTCGGAGATTTCCAATAAATCTCCCAAAGCAGCAATTTCAACCACAGAAGCCTCTGATCCTGCTCTTATTCAGCCGGGTATGGAGGTACTGCACCAATCCTTCGGGCAAGGAAAGGTTATCAATGTAGAAGGTAGCGAAGGCAATCGCAAAGCTACCGTTTTCTTCCCGGGAGTAGGACAAAAGCAATTACTTCTTAAATTTGCCAGGCTTAAAATTGTAAATTCGGCATAACACGGGATGAAATTTTCAATGTTTTTATCTGCCAATATGATAAGACGTTGAATTTCTTTTTGTACTTTTGCAAAATACTTCGTTCAACGACACAATTATCTTTATATATCTGTTGGCAAATTATTGGATCAGCCCGATAATATTTCGGGGAAGTTTATTCAGACAAAAAAATTTTAAATTTTACGCATGGAATATAATAATGGACTTACCAAATTGATTATACCTGAATACGGAAGATGTATTCAGGGCATGGTGGAATACATAGTGGAAGTAGCCGATCGCGAAAAACGCAACCGGATGGCAAAAACCATTGTAAACCTGATGGCACAAATGCATCCCGAAACCCGTGAAGTGGGTGATGTAAAACGTAAATTGTGGGACCACCTGTTTATCATGTCCGATTTTAAATTGGATGTAGATGCACCCTATCCCAAACCCGAGCCCCAGGAATTGTATTCAAAACCCCCAAAACTTCCCTATCCCGAAAATCATATCACCTTCAAGCATTACGGGAAAAATACGGAACATTTCATAGAAAAAGCTTTACTGATGGAAGACGGTGCGGAAAAAGATGCTTTTGTAAAAGCAATAGCCAACCATATGAAAAAGAGTTATCTTACGTGGAACCGAGAATCCGTAAATGATGAAGTGATTTACGAACACCTTAGCCTGCTTTCACAAGGCAGACTCAAACTGAGTGAGGATGCCCGTCTGACAAATTCTATTGATTTACTTCCGCCCAAAGTGAAAAAAATTAAATTCCAGGATAAAGTTAACCAGAAACATGCGAAAAATTATCGCAACAACTGGAAAAGAAAAAATGGAGAGTACAATAAATAATTGATAATAAATTTATTATTTTTTTATGCTTTCATTCAGGATTAATGGTGGGCATCGTCTGCATGGGGAAATTCTTCCCCAGGGAGCCAAAAACGAAGCCCTACAGGTGCTGTGTGCAGTATTGCTTACGCCGGAAGAAGTAAATATTTCCAATGTCCCAGATATCAGGGATGTAAACGTACTCATCGAATTGCTTTCCGAAATGGGGGTGGCAGTGATGAAAAAAGCCCCCGGTACCTGGTCGTTTTGTGCCCGCAGCATTGATTTTGCTTACCTGCAGTCGCCTGAATTCCAGAAAAAAGCTTCTTCACTCAGAGGCTCCATCATGATAATTGGACCCCTGCTTGCCCGTTTTGGAAAAGGTTTTATTCCCCAACCAGGTGGTGATAAAATTGGGCGCCGCAGACTCGACACCCATTTTACCGGTTTGCGGCAGTTGGGTGCTATTTTTACTCATGATGCACAAAACGGATGTTATAATGTACACGCCGACAAGCTTACGGGATGTTACATTTTGCTCGACGAAGCTTCCGTTACCGGAACAGCCAATGTGCTCATGGCAGCCGTACTCGCACAGGGTACAACCACAATTTTTAATGCCGCCTGTGAACCCTATGTGGTACAATTGTGTAATATGCTTATTCGTATGGGCGCAAATATCGGCGGAGTGGGATCCAACCTACTTACCGTGCAAGGGGCTAACAGTCTGAAAGGCTGTGAACATCGTTTACTGCCCGATATGATTGAAATCGGAAGTTTTATCGGCCTTGCGGCTATGACCGCTTCCGAAATAACCATCAAAAACAGCAACTATGCTTCTTTGGGCATTATTCCCGATGTATTCAGACGTTTAGGCATTTCTCTTGAAAAAAGAAACGACGATATTTTTATTCCTGCCCAAGAACATTATGAAGTAGAATCATTTATGGATGGTTCCATCATGACCATAGCCGATGCCCCATGGCCCGGTTTTACACCCGACCTTATTAGTATAGCCCTTGTTGTGGCTACCCAGGCTAAAGGAAGTGTGCTGATTCATCAGAAAATGTTTGAGAGCCGTTTGTTTTTTGTTGACAAACTGCTTGATATGGGAGCCCAGATAATTTTATGCGATCCCCATCGTGCCACGGTAATCGGTCTTAACCGTCAGCACCAACTCAGGGGAATCCGCATGAGTTCGCCCGATATCAGGGCTGGTGTAGCCTTACTAATTGCCGCCTTTTCTGCCCAGGGTACAAGCATTATTGATAATATTGAACAAATTGACCGCGGTTATCAGGACATTGACGGTCGCCTTCGCAAATTAGGCGCCGACATTCAACGAATTTGACCGTTTTGCTGACAATTTGTCGTTTGTTTCTCAATGGCAAAGCTTTTGATACATACAAACGGCAGCCCTAAAACTGCCGTGGTATGTGTATTAATATCCTGTAAAAAGGCATTTAATCACCAAGAAACACACTATCTGCTTATTAACAATAAATTGAATTACCAATGATCGGAAAGAAAAAAAATAAAACAGAAAACGAGCCAACTCCTGAAAATACCGATAATGTGCAAAAAACACAAGAAACTGCAGAAAAACACAATGACGGGGAAACGATGGAAGAATGCAATGCCGACCAGTTACAATTGCAATTGGATGAATTGAATGACAAATATCTCCGTTTGTACTCAGAATTTGATAATTATCGCAAACGCACACTGAAAGAACGCATTGAAATGAGTAAAAATGCTTCAGAAGAAATAATTGTTACGCTGTTACCTGTTATTGACGATATGGAACGTGCCATTAAATCTTATGGCGATTCTGAAGAATTAAAACCGATGAAAGAAGGAAATGTATTGATTTATAATAAATTACTTTATATATTACAGCAGAAAGGCTTGGAAGTTATGCAAACTGTAGGCAACGATTTTGATACCGACTTTCATGAAGCAGTTACCCATATCCAGGCACCGGATGATTCTCTGAAAGATAAAATAGTAGATGAAATTCAAAAAGGATATTTGCTTAACGGAAAAGTAATCCGCTTTGCAAAAGTAATCATCGGAAATTAACAGTTTTTTTACATTCAATCAGTTACAAAGTGGCAAAAAGAGATTTTTACGAAATATTGGGCATAAACCGCAATGCAAACGAAGCCGAAATTAAAAAGGCATACCGTCAGAAAGCATTGCAATACCACCCCGATAAAAACCCCAATAACAAAGAAGCGGAAGATAAATTCAAAGAAGCAGCCGAAGCTTACGAAGTGCTGAGCAACCCCGAAAAGAAAAGCCGGTATGATCAGTTTGGACACGATGGCGTTCGTGGCATGGGAAACCAGGGTTTCGGTGGCGGAATGAGCATGGATGATATTTTCAGCCAGTTTGGCGACATTTTTGGAAACGCTTTTGGCGGAGCTTTCAGTGGATTCGGCAGCGGTTTTGGCGGAGGTGGTGAGCGCCGCCGCAGGGTAAGCAAAGGCACAAACCTCAGGGTGAAAGTAAGCCTCACGCTCGAAGAAATTGCCAAGGGGACTGAAAAAAAAATTAAAGTGAATAAACTAATTGCCTGCCAAGTCTGTGGCGGCTCGGGTGCTAAAGGCGGTTCATCTTTTTCAACCTGTACAACCTGCCATGGAACCGGGCAGGTAACCCGCGTAACCAATACTTTTATCGGACAAATGAGCACTACCGGCATCTGCCCGCATTGTAACGGCGAAGGACGCCTGATAACTGATAAATGCCTTTCGTGCGGAGGAAACGGGGTGGTGAAAGGAGAAGAAATCATCAGCATCAATATCCCCGCCGGAGTTTCTGAAGGGATACAACTCAGTGTTAGCGGAAAGGGAAATGCCGCTCCACGTGGAGGAATCCCCGGTGATTTGATAGTATTAATTGAGGAAACCCGGCACAACGAACTGGAACGCGACGGAAACAACCTGATTTACGAACATTTTATCAGCTTCCCCGAAGCAGCACTGGGTACAACGATAGATGTGCCAACCATCGAAGGGAAAGCCCGTATAAAAATCGATCCCGGAACCCAACCGGGAAAAGTTTTACGGCTGAAAGGGAAAGGATTACCCTCCGTCAACACGTATGGAAGAGGAGATTTGCTGGTCAATATCAGCGTGTGGACGCCACAAAATCTTACCAAAGAGGAAAAAAACCTTCTTGAACGATTGCAAACAGCCGAAAATTTCCAACCCCATCCCACCAGCCGCGATCGTAATTTTTTCGACAGAATGAAAGAAATGTTCCGGTAGAATCCGAATTTGTTAATTTTTAATAAATATCTCTTCCCGGTTTGAAATATTGATAATTTTACCTCAAAAAACATGAATCAGGATATATTGCACATTCGGCAGGTGAGCAAAAAATATGTAAATCACTTGGCTCTGAATAATGTAAGCATTTCGGTTCCGGAAAATAGCATTTTTGGGTTGTTAGGACCCAACGGTGCAGGCAAAACCACCCTTATCCGGATCATCAACCAAATTACAGGACCCGATACCGGAGAAATTATCTTTCAAAACGAAAAACTGCAGCCCATACACCTTGCAAAAATAGGATACCTCCCCGAAGAACGTGGATTGTACAAAAAAATGAAGGTTGGCGAACAAGCTTTATATCTTTCGCAATTAAAGGGACTTAGCCGCCAGGATGCCCTGAAATCGCTGAAATATTGGTTCGAAAAATTTGAACTCAAGGAATGGTGGAACCACAAGGTGGAAGAACTTTCGAAAGGCATGCAACAAAAAGTGCAGTTCATCATAACGGTAATTCACAAACCCCAGCTTTTGATTTTTGACGAACCCTTCAGTGGTTTCGACCCAATTAATGTGAACTTATTGAAAGAAGAAATCCTTTCGTTGCAAAAACAGGGTGCTACCATCATTTTTTCTACCCATAATATGGCTTCGGTTGAAGAGCTTTGCGACCACATCGCACTTATCAACAAATCGGAAAAAATATTGGATGGCAGAGTAAAAGAAATTAAAAACACCTATAAATCAAATACTTTTGGAATAGAGTTCACCAACGCCCGTCTGCCTTTAGTTTCCATCTTACAGCCCGGATACGACATTATCAACTACCATGCCGACGACGAATTACACAAAGCCGACATTAAAATTCCGGCAGGTATTTCTCCCAACAAGTTGCTTGAGGTACTGATACCACACGTCGAGTTGCATGCATTTAACGAAGTACTTCCCACCATGAACGATATTTTTATCCGTACCGTAACCCATGCGGCCGCTTCTTTGTCGTAAACCCTCAAACCCTTTCGTTATGAATAAAATTATACTCATCATACAACGCGAATACCTTACCAGGGTTAAAAAAAGATCATTTATCGTGATGACGATTCTGGGACCCCTACTGATGGCTTCTTTGATGATAGTTCCCATTTACTTGGCTACGGTATCCGACAAAACCCATGTTATACAGGTGGTTGACGAAACAGGAATTTTCTTTAATAAGTTTCGCGATGCAGATAAAATTAAATTCAAATATGTTTTGCAGGATATAAACGTTGCTAAAGAAGCCCTGCAGTCATCGGGCGATTATGCCGTTTTGTACATTCCGAAAACTGAAATAGCCATCCCGGAAAACGCAATAATATACTCGGATAAACAACCAAGTCTCACGATTAAAGAATATATTTCCAATACCATGCAAAAAGAGATCGAAAAAATGAAGATGAAAGCTTCCGGTCTCGACGAAACCATTTTACAATCCATAAAAGCCAACGTGAAACTTTCCACCATAAAATTAGAAGCCGGAGGTGAAGAAAAAAGAAGTTACACCGAGGTTAGTATGGTACTGGGCATGTTTGCCGGAATCATGATTTATTTTTTTATTTTTCTTTTTGGTTCACAGGTAATGCGGGGTGTGATAGAGGAAAAAACAAGCCGTATTGTAGAGGTTATCATTTCATCGGTAAAACCATTTCAGTTAATGATGGGGAAAATTATAGGGGTCGCATTGGTAGGTCTTACCCAGTTTTTGCTATGGGTGGTACTTACATTTGCAATTGTTACTGTTTTTAAGACCAGTTTTCCTGATAAATTTTCGTTACAAAATAGCGAACAAAAAATGATAAGTAGTTCTCAGCTTGTACCAG encodes:
- a CDS encoding Dabb family protein, translating into MIKHIVCWTLKGNAEGRTKAENAVVMKNLLEGIKGIVPGMIHYEVGLNFNVSDAAFDVALYSEFENRDALDAYQVHPEHLRVVKELGKIRDKRIIADYEI
- the murA gene encoding UDP-N-acetylglucosamine 1-carboxyvinyltransferase, producing the protein MLSFRINGGHRLHGEILPQGAKNEALQVLCAVLLTPEEVNISNVPDIRDVNVLIELLSEMGVAVMKKAPGTWSFCARSIDFAYLQSPEFQKKASSLRGSIMIIGPLLARFGKGFIPQPGGDKIGRRRLDTHFTGLRQLGAIFTHDAQNGCYNVHADKLTGCYILLDEASVTGTANVLMAAVLAQGTTTIFNAACEPYVVQLCNMLIRMGANIGGVGSNLLTVQGANSLKGCEHRLLPDMIEIGSFIGLAAMTASEITIKNSNYASLGIIPDVFRRLGISLEKRNDDIFIPAQEHYEVESFMDGSIMTIADAPWPGFTPDLISIALVVATQAKGSVLIHQKMFESRLFFVDKLLDMGAQIILCDPHRATVIGLNRQHQLRGIRMSSPDIRAGVALLIAAFSAQGTSIIDNIEQIDRGYQDIDGRLRKLGADIQRI
- the dnaJ gene encoding molecular chaperone DnaJ, which codes for MAKRDFYEILGINRNANEAEIKKAYRQKALQYHPDKNPNNKEAEDKFKEAAEAYEVLSNPEKKSRYDQFGHDGVRGMGNQGFGGGMSMDDIFSQFGDIFGNAFGGAFSGFGSGFGGGGERRRRVSKGTNLRVKVSLTLEEIAKGTEKKIKVNKLIACQVCGGSGAKGGSSFSTCTTCHGTGQVTRVTNTFIGQMSTTGICPHCNGEGRLITDKCLSCGGNGVVKGEEIISINIPAGVSEGIQLSVSGKGNAAPRGGIPGDLIVLIEETRHNELERDGNNLIYEHFISFPEAALGTTIDVPTIEGKARIKIDPGTQPGKVLRLKGKGLPSVNTYGRGDLLVNISVWTPQNLTKEEKNLLERLQTAENFQPHPTSRDRNFFDRMKEMFR
- a CDS encoding DUF4290 domain-containing protein, coding for MEYNNGLTKLIIPEYGRCIQGMVEYIVEVADREKRNRMAKTIVNLMAQMHPETREVGDVKRKLWDHLFIMSDFKLDVDAPYPKPEPQELYSKPPKLPYPENHITFKHYGKNTEHFIEKALLMEDGAEKDAFVKAIANHMKKSYLTWNRESVNDEVIYEHLSLLSQGRLKLSEDARLTNSIDLLPPKVKKIKFQDKVNQKHAKNYRNNWKRKNGEYNK
- a CDS encoding UvrD-helicase domain-containing protein, which produces MSDILSHLNESQRKAVEHTNGPVMVIAGAGSGKTRVLTYRVAMLLEKGVDPFNILALTFTNKAAREMKERILTIAGNSEARNVWMGTFHSIFARILRIDGHLLGYPSHFTIYDTDDSKSLLKAIVRELNLDPKVYQASSLLSRISACKSNLISAGDYNRNEELTEYDRTSGRPFTGTIFTKYADRCFKASAMDFDDLLYFTNILLRDFPEILFKYQQKFKYILVDEYQDTNFAQYLIVKQLAAKHENICVVGDDAQSIYGFRGANIQNILNFQKDYPEAVAYKLEQNYRSTKVIVNAANSIIANNKTQLQKTIWTDNDEGTLITLLRASSDNEEGTLVAQSVFENKMNLQLSNSQFAILYRTNAQSRAIEEAFRKMNIPYRIYGGLSFYKRKEIKDLLAYFRLVINPNDEEALNRIINYPARGIGKTTMEKIVVLSGEKGKNPWQIVENQQCLEPVLNLGTLHKISDFVTMINSFRMQLLNKNAYELARHIALSSGLMKELQEDATPEGINRTENIEELLNAIKDFSEKESETVFENPEAPPPSIRTLDEFMSEIALLTDADEEDDDDTEKVSLMTIHQSKGLEFPYVYIVGLEENLFPSLQSLSSRADLEEERRLFYVALTRAERKVTLAYAESRYRWGNLTLCEPSRFIEEIDPRYLDLPKKISTPKNLFYDDDFVKPGSALSGFKPKNFTKVSEISNKSPKAAISTTEASDPALIQPGMEVLHQSFGQGKVINVEGSEGNRKATVFFPGVGQKQLLLKFARLKIVNSA
- a CDS encoding ATP-binding cassette domain-containing protein; the encoded protein is MNQDILHIRQVSKKYVNHLALNNVSISVPENSIFGLLGPNGAGKTTLIRIINQITGPDTGEIIFQNEKLQPIHLAKIGYLPEERGLYKKMKVGEQALYLSQLKGLSRQDALKSLKYWFEKFELKEWWNHKVEELSKGMQQKVQFIITVIHKPQLLIFDEPFSGFDPINVNLLKEEILSLQKQGATIIFSTHNMASVEELCDHIALINKSEKILDGRVKEIKNTYKSNTFGIEFTNARLPLVSILQPGYDIINYHADDELHKADIKIPAGISPNKLLEVLIPHVELHAFNEVLPTMNDIFIRTVTHAAASLS
- the grpE gene encoding nucleotide exchange factor GrpE — protein: MIGKKKNKTENEPTPENTDNVQKTQETAEKHNDGETMEECNADQLQLQLDELNDKYLRLYSEFDNYRKRTLKERIEMSKNASEEIIVTLLPVIDDMERAIKSYGDSEELKPMKEGNVLIYNKLLYILQQKGLEVMQTVGNDFDTDFHEAVTHIQAPDDSLKDKIVDEIQKGYLLNGKVIRFAKVIIGN
- a CDS encoding ABC transporter permease, with translation MNKIILIIQREYLTRVKKRSFIVMTILGPLLMASLMIVPIYLATVSDKTHVIQVVDETGIFFNKFRDADKIKFKYVLQDINVAKEALQSSGDYAVLYIPKTEIAIPENAIIYSDKQPSLTIKEYISNTMQKEIEKMKMKASGLDETILQSIKANVKLSTIKLEAGGEEKRSYTEVSMVLGMFAGIMIYFFIFLFGSQVMRGVIEEKTSRIVEVIISSVKPFQLMMGKIIGVALVGLTQFLLWVVLTFAIVTVFKTSFPDKFSLQNSEQKMISSSQLVPATDSTTPKADEMPETQKIMEAIASVDFGVMIAAFIFYFLFGYLLYAALFAAIGSAVDNEADTQQFMLPVTIPLIFAIVMAQYVINNPDGPLSFWLSIIPLTSPIIMIIRIPFGVPFTDLALSVVLLILGFFACTWLAGKIYRTGILMYGKKVDYKELWKWISYKG
- the odhB gene encoding 2-oxoglutarate dehydrogenase complex dihydrolipoyllysine-residue succinyltransferase → MILEIIVPSPGESISQVQLVTWLVKEGETVEKDQELAEIDSDKATFTVNASEAGKIHHLVAEGDIIPVATVICTLDTEAVEQMIVNKEEIPPAAPAQPAKSAPVHISPLAKKMMEENRLTENEVMENFRIGKKEVQQSLEIRSVEKEQPSPTSLNKELQRRDSERKKMSMLRQKLSQRLVAVKNETAMLTTFNEVNMSRVLSLKNRYSDKFKEKYGISLGLMSFFTKAATLALEAYPQVNSMIDGNELITYKYADVCIAVSTPKGLMAPVIRNAESLSLAEMEIKIKELATKARDGKITLEELTGGTFTITNGGVFGSLFSTPIINPPQSAILGMHNIVERPIAINGKVEIAPMMYVALSYDHRVIDGRESVSFLIKVKELVEDPLKMLFPGGDPEKVLLNLL